CCCTGCCCctggtcagaaccccctccaacacccaaactccctcccagaccctgcatgccctcctccaccccaaccccctgccccaggtcacaaccccctccaacacccaaactccctcccagaccctgcacgccctcctccaccccaaccccctgccccaaggtcagaaccccctccaacacccaaactccctcccagaccctgcacgcCCTCctccagcccaaccccctgcccctggtcagaaccccctccaacacccaaactccctcccagaccctgcacgccctcctccaccccaaccccctgcccaggtcagaaccccctccagcacccaaactccctcccagaacccacaccccctcctccaccccaacccccccgccccagatcagaaccccctcctgacccaaactccctcccagaccctgcaccccatcctGCATCACAACCCCCTACCCCTgtcagagccccctccttcacccaaactccctcccagaccctgcacccccatcctgcATCACAACCCCCTACCCGTGgtcagagccccctccttcacccaaactccctcccagagcccacaccccctcctccacccccaacccccgccccaggtcagaattccctccagcacccaaactccctcccagaccctgcaccccctcctgcaccccaaccccctgcccttggtcagaaccccctccaggaacgaaactccctcccagaccccacacctccacctgcaccccaaccccccgccccaggtcagaacccctccagcacccaaactccctcccagacctcacacctccacctgcaccccaaacccccgcccctggtcagaacccccccccagcacccaaactccctcccagaccctgcacgccctcctccaccccaaccccccaccccagatcagaaccccctccaacacccaaactccctcccagaccctgcacgcCCTCctccagcccaaccccctgcccctggtcagaaccccctccaacacccaaactccctcccagaccctgcacgccctcctccaccccaaccccctgccccaggtcagaaccccctccagcacccaaactccctcccagaacccacaccccctcctccaccccaacccccccgcccagatcagaaccccctccagcacccaaactccctcacagaccccgcaccccctcctccaccccaaccccccgccccagatcagaaccccctcctgacccaaactccctcccagaccctgcacccccatcctgcATCACAACCCCCTACCCCTGgtcagagccccctccttcacccaaactccctcccagagcccacaccccctcctccaccccaaccccccgccccaggtcagaattccctccagcacccaaactccctccagaccctgcaccccctcctgcaccccaaccccctgcccttggtcagaaccccctccaggaacgaaactccctcccagaccccacacctccacctgcaccccaaccccccgccccaggtcagaaccccctccagcacccaaactccctcccagacctcacacctccacctgcaccccaacccccgccccggtcagaacccccccccagcacccaaactcctcccagaccccacacctccacctgcaccccaagcccccgccccatATCacaaccccctccagcacccaaactccctcccagactccacacccctcaccctctccttcaTCCCAACActatgccccagcctggagctcactcctgcacccaaactccctcccagaaagaaactaatctaacagctgttctaaggtaagaattAGGCTATTTTGAATTTACTTAACtctattctacatgttttaagactgaaatgtaaccacagaacagCTTTATGTTAactaaaaggcaagtttagtacagcgttaatagcctcgatgccataattgtgatctttttgttttaaattaggaaaagacttgtatacaggggtcCCACAAAATCGAAtagccccgggcccacaggagagttaatccggccctgggaATGGGGGATTACAGTAAGGCCTTTCCACCTTAACTCTGATCTCGGGACACGGAACAGTGCGGCCCCCTTGTTCTCCATGTAAATTGTGTTTTGTATGGAAACGCTGTAAGTACAACAACAATCCCAGCCCGCAAACACCCAACGTCTGCTGGGCCCTTCCTCGAGATGGTCTGGGAAGGGCTGGCTGgagggcggggctgggcagtggagactggccATCGCTGGCTGATTCTTCTGTCTTGCACCCCAGGTTCAGGCAGATTCCCCGGCTCAGACTCCTGCTCGGGGGGGATCGGGAGGGGGCAGGATGCAGTCTGGGCCGTTCCCAGGTAGATCCCTGTGTTTTATTCCACAATTGTTAATCTGCAGCTGTGGcttccctgccctgctctgcctcccccagATCAGCCGCTGTCTCACTAACCCATCTCTGGTGCAGAACCTCTCGGGCCCCATTTCTCTGGGGCCTCCATTGTTCCCAGCTCACCTGTCTCAGAGGAGTATAgcagtgtcacggagtattggggaactcagggccctgcacccccggcttcctgcgattcaccatgactctcagccagccagtaaagcagaaggtttatttggatgacaggaatacagtccaagacaggtcttgcaggcacagacaacagggcccccctcagttaggtccagcttggggtcccagggcatcccagcccacccccctttggggggtcagagccatctctgcctcccaaccatctctccagcccgcttccagcactctgccttcagcgacccctcccacagcctttgttcagtttcccgggccaaggtgtcacctggcctccaaccccttcctgggttctcatgttacacgctcaggtattcgccttcgggcagactcccatcccccaatgcagactatcctagccacactcccctgtcagcattcacacaccacagtaagaacaggcccagttcatcacatctccccccttcgagaccgaactgagcagggtcactttagccctccttggccccccacttcaggtgtacccttgccacgggcactttgactggtgttccgcccacccccgtcagggtcaggtaggtgttgggcaccacctgatctggggccaccacctcgggccgggccagcgtcacctctgcgcccgtatcccagtatccattgaccttcctcccatccacctccaggggaacaaggtactctccggagggacagccccgcgcccaccgtataaaccaaaaaactctgagtctggagcatccagcccctagaggagctggcctggggcccttctctctcttgagcagttgataagctgccagcccctcttgcgtgagaagcctgcccctcgtctgtctgggcctctaccaagttaacccagtgcgggttcggtctgctcagtctgtccttgagcttggggcactgggcccgaacgtggcctcttcggccgcagtaatagcagctcatgtcccgtgggtcccctcgagccggtcggttgtccctgacgctgggcattccccgtgggaggggattccccatattccccctttgggaggtcccagggtgactctctctctgcatcgcggcgggcctgttcctttggggctcctccctgccaccccctgaccggctctttacaaactcatcagccagctgccctgcgtgtcgcgggttctctggctttctgtccaccaaccacagcctcaggtcggatgggcaccgctcatacagttgctccagtaccagcagtttaatcaggtcctccttcgtctgggccccatcagcccacttgctggcgtatctttccatgcggacggctagttgcagatatgagatctcaggggttttatcctgactccggaacctttcccggtacatctcaggagtcagcccaaactctcgtagcagggcccttttgaatagttcgtagtcccctttctctgcctcttccagttggcggtacaatgccacggctttggggtccagtaaggggggtaaggacccggagtctgtccgcgggatcaacccggtgcagctcgcaggccatgtcaaaggcctccaggaagtcatccatgtcctccccctccttgtgtggggccagaatgcacttatcaaagctccgtgcagccctgggtcccccctcactcaccacagccgggggttcgctgcccttcaatcttgccagttccagttcatgctgtctctgtctctctttctcctcccgttcatgctgtctctgtctctctttctcctcccgttcatgctgacgctgtctctcttgttcacgatcccccagctctctcagttttagctcttctcccattccagccaattccgctccacggatgccgaacgtcgccgggaggatcctctgctggccggcgagcttcgccgggaggatcccctgctggccggggggggtcacggcgccctcggtatttgctgggctcctccccacccttcccctaggcataggaaggaggggtctcgggaagccctcagcagccggctgaccactcccagctgggacagacactggtgcctgcgctgcatttgccaggctgcttccctgagacacagggatcagttcattcgcgcgatcttccacctccagccgggcaatgagctgttctttggtgagcctcccaatgcgcagccccctctgcttgcacagctccaccaggtcgctcttaagccgcttggcatacatcttcctgctggccactcactggcctgtgtgctcacagctccccacagttcccagggggacccctagtgtgccagcccttctcgaggtcaccacctctctgccagggtcgagctgcagactcctccgcccctgggaccactcgctgcgatccccccgggggaccctgttaccgcaaaagtccttctcgctggtcacacactcccaggggtaataaccgtctctctctcactcttcagcacgcctggtccccatcaatcccccttcgttttactgctccccagtcacttactgcaggaagcgccgtccacggggtgcagtagatcccgccgctgccaccagttgtcacggagtattggggaactcagggccctgcacccccggcttcctgcgattcaccatgactctcagccagccagtaaagcagaaggtttatttggatgacaggaatacagtccaagacaggtcttgcaggcacagacaacagggcccccctcagttaggtccagcttggggtcccagggcatcccagcccacccccctttggggggtcagagccatctctgcctcccagccatctctccagcccgcttccagcattctgccttcagcgacccctcccacagcctttgttcagtttcccgggccaaggtgtcacctggcctccaaccccttcctgggttctcatgttacacgctcaggtattcgccttcgggcagactcccatcccccaatgcagactatcctagccacactcccctgtcagcattcacacaccacagtaagaacaagcCCAGTTCGTCACAAGCAGCCAGGACAGAATTTGGAACggagtttcgggggggggggttgtcctcCCTCCTGACTCGCAGCCGGTCCTGGGGGTGGAGAGAATTTGGCGGTTAGGGCCACGTCTCGGTGCCAGTCTGTATTTTGCACCAGCTCACTGCCCAGTCTCAGGGAATGCTCAGAGCAGGATCAGTGCcgtaggggcagggctggggagcattCGCCGAGCTGGCTGGGTGCCCGAGGCTGGCATtggcacagcagggaggggggcagagcaggaggaaGAGCACAGGGTAACAGACGGTAGAACTGGAGAGCGTGTCACCCGTCCCCCGGCACCAAGGCAGGGTTAGTCTCTGCCATGCTTTGTCCAGTCCCCTTTTAAATAGCAACCAGCCCCCTTCAGGGGCCGAGTGCGCAGTCTGCCAGCCCTCACCGCTCGGAGACCTTTCCTCCTGCTCCGCAGGTATCTACTATTGCCCACTTTTCTCTCTTTACTCCAGGCTAGGCCCCTTGGCCCACTCCGTGGTTCCTGTCCCTGCCTGATGTTCTCCCTTTGAAATGGCCACACACTATTAGTCCCCCTTTGATGTCACCAAGACAAGCTAGCACCTccgtggtgggggagggggaagggctccgTGGCCTCCTGGGGGCCcgtctagccctacatttctatgtgtCTGTGACATTTTAGTCATTTTCATCGTTCCCCATTaccctgtccctgcagcccctcaagCCCTTCTCTGGCTTTTCGCTGAATTCCTCCCGATTTGGTGAGGTCCTTTTGGGCGTGAGGGACCCAGAACGGGACTCAGTCCCCCTGGGGCACTCTCACCAGCGCTGCACTGACATCGCCTCGTCGCTGTATGACACAATGCATCGGTGGGCGCAACTCCAAGCCCACATCCTCTGTCGTGGCCATATGACAAGGCAGACCCATAGCCCAACTGCTCTGCGCTACTCTCCTCCCAGGTCTCTTCGGCCACGGCTGTTTCTCCGGTCTTTCCCGCTGTGTTTTGGGTTGTTACACCCCCCATGTCTTCACTTCCacttttccaggctgaattccACTGGCTTATTTCTTGCCCTGGTTTCGAATCTCTCTCAGCAACTTCCTGTCATTTCTCTCTCCTCGTTAGTGTTTGCGACGCCTTCCAGTTTGGTGTCCCGTGGAGATGCTGTGAACAGACTGGTCATGCACCTCTCCAGGGCATCCCGCTGGCTCTTCAGTCGGACTGGACCTAACCCCGAACCCTGCAATGCCCACTGGACGCCCTCTCCAGCCCTTAGTACCCCCGCCCTATGTCGTTACCCTCGATTTGTGGGCCTGCTCAACTGCTTTTCTGTCTATCAAACGTGTTACTAAAGCTCTGAGAGAATTCATTCCATGCGTTCCCTTCGTTCCCCAGCGAGGAATTTGATCTAGCGCAGCAATCATCAGCCTACGTTGCTATGACTTCTTCAGAAATCCTGATGGCTCCGCTGCCCCCTAGATACCTGCTGTAGGGTTTGCAAGATCTGGGCTATGCCTCAGTCATTAAACCGTTCCCAGCAGTACCCCTGCTTCGTGTGCCAGACCCCCCAGGGTCACACTTTCCCACCAGGGTGGCCACGCCACCTCAGCACCTCCTGGAGGGGCCttctggctccagcagctcctgtttATCCCCACGGCTCTCCACCGCCAGTCCGACCGAGAGCAGAGCCCTGAGCGAGGCTGTTCCTCCGCGGGGAGCAATGCCACCAGGGCACCTGCAGTGAGGTCAGGCAGCCTTCTGCAAACAAGGTTGTTTTTATTAGTTCCCTGGTGCACAGCTgaggtcgggggtgggggggaaggtaaATTCCAGCTAGAGTCCATGTGGGTGGAAGCCAGAGCCCCAAACCCGCCCTCTCCTCGGCGCCCAGTTCTCTCTTCTTGGCCCTCTGTGCCTGCTCTCTTAAgacacagccccctgcccgctcTCCAGCCAGGGCCGTGCACCCCGCTTCCCCGCAAGGAGCTGGGAGAGGTAACTCGCCCTAGGAGTTAACGTGGGTCATTGAGGCTTCCGTTGTCTCTGAAGGGGTTTCCATTCCCCTCAGCTGAGTCCAGGCCAGCAAGCCCTAGAGGCCCTACATCTCAGACCTCTAGCCCTGATCTCCCATGGCCCAGGGAGAGCAGCAACTCCTTCCCCCCAGGACGCGACCATGCCAAGCAGCTAGTCCCGAGTCACACCGATAGTTCATAAAAATGTTACAGCAAATTCCCACTCTCAGCTCCCTGCCTCGCTTGCCTCTCATTGGCTCTGCTGTGTGGAGACCCAGACAGCAGCTGAGGACGGATGTGCATtcgcagagctgggtggggagacAGGGGGGTCACTCGCCAGCTGGCGTGTGGGCCCCGGCCTGGACTAGCAGGTGAGGGCTGAGGTATGTGAGCCGTGGGTAAAACCTGAGAGTGTAAAAAGCTGTTTGGGGCGCGAAAAAGGGGCTCCCCCAATctcattcccccccctccccctcccaccactgtCCGCCCTTCGCCAAGTGCCTGATGAAATGTTTGCCCATTGCACAAGTCCTGACCTGAGCAAGGGGGAGCTGGGATCTGCACAGTGCAAACCCTGCAGTCACACAAACATGTTTTCAGCAAGGCCCTCCCCAGCTCGAccaagagggggtggggaggggaagggggccctCGGCCAGGCAGCGGGTGAAGCACGTGGCTACCCCTTGATTGGGATATTCTGTTACACAGATGCTAGTAGCTCCATCCCCCCCTGCacaccagccctgctccatccctCGAGGGCCTGACTCGGTGGGACCAGGCCAGCCAGGGACCAGCCTGCCCCACTGCCGTGCCCAATGTCCGTTCCCTCCCCGTCGGCCACAGTGTCACTGCCTGCTCCGACTCCCAGCGGCCCTGCGGGCGGTCGGCCCCCGCCCCAGTCTGCGCCTGCACTAGACATGCCGCAGCGACACAGCTGAATGGTAGACACTACAGCGACGGGAGGGGTCCTTCCATCACTGCTCTGAGAGCGGGAGCTGGGTCAATGCACCAATAGTGCTGCCTACCCAGGGGCTGTCCCCTTAACTCTGTCCCACGGGGCAAGACATGTTTCACCGCCCTGAGCAATAccgttaggtcaacctaactttgtggtgtagactagccctaaaacCTGCTGCCAAGGCATAGGCAGCTAGTCCCTCCCCCACAGGGCCACCTGGACAGATAGGGACCATGTGAGTCAGTCCCAAGGCCCGTGGGCATTACAGTGGTTATTCGTTTAATCTGTGGTGCGTAcggctgtgccaggcactgcacagaagaCTCCTAagacacaggccctgccccaaggagtgtCCCATCTATGCCAAGGGCACCAAACGAGGCCAGAATCCGTACAGCTCTCCCTCCTTCAGGGCAGCTGGTCCGGTTTACACCAGTGGCGGATTTGGCCCGTCCTCTCACGGACATCCCTTGTCAGCTGTGCGCTTTCTCAGCTGGACTAGCCAGCAGCCTGTGACCCACACAAAGCTGTCCTCCAGCGACCGCCAGGGATCTGCAAACCACTGCCCGAGAACCACTGAGCCGGGGGGCGGTGGCCAAGTGAGGGTGTAacagggtgaggggtagggggcAGGTCCAGGGGtactcgggtgacacagacaggGCTCCTGCTGGGTCCCATGTTTCTCTTACAGAGCCGGGGGAGCATGTTCCCTCTTTGTAAGGGCTGCTCGGGGGCGTGACTCCAGCGAGGAGAAGGGCTGCGTGCCCAGGCTGTGGGAGGACACTGGAAGGCCGGGGAGAGCGAGGGGTGAAGGAAGGCTCTGGAGGACAGTGGCACTGGCTGACCGGACAGGACAGGGGCAATTCCTGCCGAGACGAGGCCAGAGACACAGGCAGGGCTGGATGGGGAGCGCCCAGTTTGAGCTGCAGGGCGATGGGGGGACCAGGGAAGAGACTCTCGGCCAGGGGCAAGGGGGGAAGCTGCAGGAGagtgaggctttggcagccacgttttgggggagcaggagggggcaggggcagtgtctgCAGGTCTCCAAGAGGAGGTGccttattcttttcttttgtaatttAAGCAGTTGAGCTGCTCCAACCAAAGGCCTCCCGATGTCACCCCCTtcgtccctgcttctcctccccaagCTGACAGCAACTGCCCCATTCCTACTTTCACAGTCAGCCTTTTGCAGTGTGTTTCCTCgccagcccagctcccagctTGGGAGCGCAGCAGGAAAGCGATGGACACAACCAACAGACCCTAGAGGCTGTTGTctgcagtgctgggggagccgtgtgggtcccaggctctgagagagacaaggtaggggaGGGAAtcgcttttattggaccagcttctgtcggtgagagagaagctttcgagccaccCAGAGCTGTTCTGCAGGTCTGCACCCAGAGCTCTGAGCGGCTCAAAGCTTCGCTCTCAGGGCAATAAGAGacatcacctcccccaccttgtctctctgaaacCCTACAATAGAGAAGCAGATCACACAGTTAGTGACCAGGAAGGAGAAAGACACAGCTACACACACGCACGACAgcaccatacacacacatgcacacacacaaactgccaGTGGAATTATGGTGGGAGGTGACGGACGGCTTGATTGCCTTCCTGAGATGCTTCCAGTATTGCCCCTTGCCCCAGGCAGGACACTGGAGCAGCTGGATTAATTGTCTGAGCTGGTACAGCaagccctgtgttcctgtatcagaggggtagccctgtgttcctgtatcagaggggtagcgtgtgttcctgtatcagaggggtaggtaaccctgtgttcctgtatcagaggggtagccgtgtgtccctgtatcagaggggtagccctgtgttcctgtatcagaggggtagccgtgtgttcctgtatcagagtggtagccctgtgttcctgtatcagaggggtagccgtgtgttcctgtatcagaggggtagccctgtgttcctgtatcagaggggtagccctgtgttcctgtatcagaggggtagccctgtgttcctctatcagaggggtagccgtgtgttcctgtatcagaggggtagccctgtgttcctgtatcagaggggtagccctgtgttcctgtatcagaggggtagccgtgtgttcctctatcagaggggtagccgtgtgttcctgtatcagaggggtagccgtgtgttcctgtatcagaggggtagccctgtgttcctgtatcagaggggtagccctgtgttcctgtatcagaggggtagccgtgtgttcctgtatcagaggggtagccctgtgttcctgtatcagaggggtagcgtgtgttcctgtatcagaggggtagccctgtgttcctgtatcagaggggtagccctgtgttcctgtatcagaggggtagcgtgtgttcctgtatcagaggggtagccctgtgttcctctatcagaggggtagccctgtgttcctgtatcagagggggtagccctgtgttcctgtatcagaggggtagcgtgtgttcctgtatcagaggggtagcgtgtgttcctgtatcagaggggtagccctgtgttcctgtatcagaggggtagccgtgtgttcctgtatcagaggggtagccctgtgttcctgtatcagaggggtaggtagccctgtgttcctgtatcagaggggtagccgtgtgttcctgtatcagaggggtagccctgtgttcctgtatcagaggggtagccctgtgttcctggCGTAGAGGCCTTGGTTCAGGAAGGTCCCGGTGCCGGTGAGAAGCTGGCGCCtgcgggctctggcctgggagCGCGGCTGCCCCTCGCTGGCTCCACAATCCCGGCCGTGCCTCGCCGCGCACCCGCACCCAGAACCGCCGCTTCTTTTGAATAATGTCGAACCCGAAGCCTCTGCGGGTCGATGGGTGGGGTCCCTGGTCCCCCTCTCCCACTGTCTGTCCCCCCGTCTCATTGCTCAGGCCTGTCCCCCCCCACCACAGTacaaacctctctctctcctaccGCATCTTCCACCTCCGTCGAGTCCCCCGGGTCGGCCCTGGCCACCGCCACAAGGGTGAGCGCAGCCGCCAAACCCACCAGCAGCCAGAGCCTCATCCTGCAGCGGGCTCGGTCCTCGCAGACTGTCCTGCTGGAGGGCGATGCAATGTCACAACCCCGCACGGACCTTGACTGTTGGATCCCAGCTCCCAGGCAACCTGCCTAACGGCTTGGGCTCCTGCCTGTCGTTACACATTTACCTTCCTGCTCCTGACTGGCCACTGACTCACCCAGCCGGCTCCCCGATAAGGGAGAGCCAGTCCTGTGAGCGAGCCAGGCCAGAGCCGACCGAACCGCCCGTTTCGGGAGAGAGGGAAACAGAGTCAGCGGCTCCCCCGGGGCAGGGTGCGCACAGGGAGCTGGcgaggtggggaatggggcagcccTTCACTTCAGCAGGAGCCGTCCAGAGCGGAGCTCCGGTAAATAGTCCAACCCCGCGGGGCCGAAGTCCTGAGGGCTGAAACcctgagacccccctccccacagctgaatcccggagccccagccccaccaccccaccgcaaggcagaagccctgagttccccccccccaagcctagcagctgaagcctggagccccccagccccactgggcCCTGGGATTTTTATAGTattggtgggagggggctctgggaaatactctgtacagtggtcctcaaacttttttttccgcaggcgacttgaaaattgctgagggtctcagcagaccacttaatgatctctccaaatattgtttgtaccattagctaactattataaagcgctttggataaaagtgctacaTAAAAAAAGTTAACGTTTTTTGTTCTAcacataaaagcacacaactcatattttaagatcagtagtcttacctttctaatgcgatggatgtgccctctcccctgccacagcagcccccaagctggagatgggaaggagggggtggtctctccctctctcccccactgcagcagcccccgaattggggctgggaaggagggggggtcctTTCCCTCTcgcccccactgcagcagcccccgagctggggctgggaaggagggggtggtctctccctctctcccccactgcagcagcccccgagctggggctgggaaggagggggtggtctctccctctctcccccactgcatagggttaccatacgtcctctttttcccggacatgtccggcttttcagcaatcaaacccccgtccggggggaattgctgaaaagccacacatgtccgggaaaatggccggcacttcctctccccctgtggctctgctccactcctcctctctcagatttacagagccaagctgcccgagcaagcgctactggcttcaggcagcaccaccccccccgcctccggaccccgagcccccagccaggcacttctcctacccggctccagctgagctgctcccacggtgcaAGGTCCCGAGgcagggggggtgctgcctgaagccggtaacgctggctcctgcagctctgctctgtaa
Above is a window of Chrysemys picta bellii isolate R12L10 unplaced genomic scaffold, ASM1138683v2 scaf810, whole genome shotgun sequence DNA encoding:
- the LOC135979410 gene encoding uncharacterized protein LOC135979410; the encoded protein is MTSWRPLTWPASCTGLIPRTDSGSLPPLLDPKAVALYRQLEEAEKGDYELFKRALLREFGLTPEMYRERFRSQDKTPEISYLQLAVRMERYASKWADGAQTKEDLIKLLVLEQLYERCPSDLRLWLVDRKPENPRHAGQLADEFVKSRSGGGREEPQRNRPAAMQRESHPGTSQRGNMGNPLPRGMPSVRDNRPARGDPRDMSCYYCGRRGHVRAQCPKLKDRLSRPNPHWVNLVEAQTDEGQASHARGAGSLSTAQEREGPQASSSRGWMLQTQSFLVYTVGAGLSLRRVPCSPGGGWEEGQWILGYGRRGDAGPARGGGPRSGGAQHLPDPDGGGRNTSQSARGKGTPEVGGQGGLK